A region of Marnyiella aurantia DNA encodes the following proteins:
- the wecB gene encoding non-hydrolyzing UDP-N-acetylglucosamine 2-epimerase translates to MKKILIIFGTRPEAIKMAPLVKYFRTQPGFQTKVCVTAQHREMLDQVLDFFEIKPDFDLNLMKPNQNLYSLTSEIILGLKEILDSYVPDFVFVHGDTTTSMAAAIASFYSGAKVCHVEAGLRTFNKKAPFPEEINRQITGRIADYHFAPTDQSKANLIAENIDPKTIIVTGNTVIDALLYSSQKVKLEDSEDIRKLRELLNDSKKLILVTGHRRENHGQGFLNISGALRQIAEEHSEIQIVYPVHLNPNVRKPVYDMLRGVSNIILIEPQSYPAFVWLMDRSYLILTDSGGVQEEAPSLSKPVLVMRDTTERPEAVEAGTVILVGTDKDKIVAETRMLLKDEARYQQMSALHNPYGDGNACRRIVEYLASECCE, encoded by the coding sequence ATGAAAAAAATATTAATTATTTTCGGCACCCGGCCTGAGGCCATAAAGATGGCTCCACTTGTGAAATACTTTAGAACGCAACCGGGATTTCAAACAAAAGTTTGTGTTACTGCGCAGCATCGTGAGATGCTTGATCAGGTTCTAGACTTCTTTGAGATCAAACCAGATTTTGATCTCAATCTGATGAAACCTAATCAGAATCTTTATTCTCTAACTTCAGAAATTATATTAGGATTAAAAGAAATATTAGACAGTTACGTTCCAGATTTCGTCTTTGTACACGGCGACACCACCACGTCTATGGCCGCCGCGATCGCATCATTTTATTCAGGGGCTAAAGTCTGCCATGTGGAAGCAGGATTAAGGACCTTTAACAAAAAAGCACCCTTTCCTGAAGAAATTAACAGGCAAATTACGGGTAGGATTGCTGACTACCATTTCGCCCCTACAGATCAATCAAAAGCGAATTTAATTGCAGAAAACATTGATCCCAAAACTATCATTGTAACAGGAAATACTGTAATTGATGCCTTATTGTATAGCTCCCAAAAAGTAAAATTGGAAGATAGTGAAGATATTCGCAAGCTGCGAGAATTGTTAAATGACTCCAAAAAACTTATTCTGGTTACTGGTCATAGAAGAGAAAATCACGGACAGGGCTTTTTAAACATCAGCGGGGCACTCCGACAAATTGCAGAAGAACATTCCGAAATACAGATAGTCTACCCCGTGCATCTCAATCCAAATGTTCGGAAGCCAGTATATGACATGCTGAGGGGAGTTAGTAACATCATACTTATAGAGCCGCAATCTTACCCTGCGTTTGTCTGGTTAATGGACCGCTCGTATCTAATCCTCACGGATTCGGGCGGTGTACAGGAAGAAGCACCGAGTCTAAGTAAGCCCGTTTTAGTAATGCGTGACACTACAGAGCGTCCTGAAGCAGTGGAGGCAGGTACCGTGATTCTTGTAGGCACAGACAAAGACAAAATTGTTGCCGAAACACGGATGTTGCTAAAGGACGAGGCTCGCTATCAGCAAATGAGTGCTTTGCACAATCCTTACGGTGACGGAAATGCCTGTAGAAGAATTGTGGAATATTTAGCTTCCGAGTGCTGTGAGTAA